One window of Quercus robur chromosome 12, dhQueRobu3.1, whole genome shotgun sequence genomic DNA carries:
- the LOC126710363 gene encoding uncharacterized protein LOC126710363, protein MGEVVAEAVMGEVVAVMVEVGLVGVAVAVAGGGGGPGGPGWGGPGGPGWGGPGGPGWGPGPGGPGWGPGGPGWGPGFFGGFADGLCNMVSSVLSCLCCCWLLQDCFGGARGPYGPGGPGGPPRF, encoded by the exons ATGGGGGAGGTGGTGGCGGAGGCGGTCATGGGGGAGGTGGTGGCGGTCATGGTGGAGGTGGGCCTGGTTggggtggcggtggcggtggctgGGGGGGGCGGCGGCCCTGGAGGACCTGGATGGGGTGGTCCTGGAGGACCTGGCTGGGGTGGGCCTGGAGGTCCAGGCTGGGGCCCTGGACCTGGAGGTCCTGGTTGGGGACCTGGAGGACCTGGTTGGGGACCTGGCTTTTTTGGTGGTTTTGCTGATGGTTTATGCAACATGGTATCTTCAGT ATTATCCTGCCTATGCTGTTGCTGGTTGCTACAAGACTGCTTTGGCGGAGCCCGTGGCCCATATGGCCCAGGAGGGCCTGGCGGGCCTCCACGTTTCTGA
- the LOC126710362 gene encoding tubby-like F-box protein 3, giving the protein MSFKSIIQDMRGEFGSISRKGFEVKFVSGMRSRSHRVVQDSSAVATIDALKQSCWVNLPPELLRDVLIRIDTSEDTWPPRKNVVACAGVCRNWREIMKEIVKSPEVSGKLTFPISLKQPGPRDSLLQCFIKRNRSSQTYYLYLGLNQASTDDGKFLLAARKCRRPTHTDYIISLNSDDVSKGSSTYVGKLRSNFLGAKFKIFDAQPPHAGVKVTKCRSTRLINRQVTPKVPPGNYSIAHISYELNVLGSRGPRRMHCVMDAIPNSAVEPGGVAPTPTEFLLGSVDSFPSIPFFRSKSIRTDSFRSGHSSVPTEGMLVLRNKAPRWHEQLQCWCLNFNGRVTVASVKNFQLVASTDNGVAGPEHENVILQFGKVGKDVFTMDYQYPISAFQAFAICLSSFDTKIACE; this is encoded by the exons ATGTCGTTTAAGAGTATCATTCAGGACATGAGAGGTGAGTTTGGGAGCATTTCTAGGAAAGGGTTTGAGGTGAAGTTTGTGTCTGGGATGAGATCCAGGTCGCACCGGGTGGTCCAGGATAGCTCTGCGGTGGCAACAATTGATGCTTTGAAGCAGAGCTGTTGGGTTAACTTGCCACCGGAACTTTTGAGGGATGTGCTAATAAGGATAGACACCTCTGAAGATACTTGGCCTCCCCGGAAAAATGTGGTTGCTTGTGCTGGTGTTTGCAGGAATTGGAGAGAAATCATGAAAGAAATTGTGAAATCCCCTGAGGTTTCTGGCAAGTTAACATTTCCAATCTCCTTGAAGCAG CCTGGCCCAAGGGACTCCCTCCTTCAGTGTTTCATCAAACGGAATCGTAGCAGCCAAACATATTATCTTTACCTCGGCTTAAATCAAG CTTCAACTGATGATGGAAAGTTCCTTCTTGCTGCACGGAAGTGTCGACGTCCTACTCACACAGATTACATCATCTCTTTAAATTCTGATGATGTGTCAAAAGGGAGTAGCACCTATGTTGGAAAATTGAG ATCGAACTTTCTGGGtgccaaattcaaaatatttgatGCGCAACCACCACATGCTGGAGTGAAAGTCACCAAATGTCGTTCTACCAGGCTAATTAATAGACAAGTCACCCCCAAAGTCCCTCCTGGCAACTATTCCATTGCTCATATTTCATATGAGTTGAATGTCTTGGGCTCCAG GGGTCCTAGAAGAATGCACTGTGTCATGGATGCCATTCCCAACTCTGCTGTTGAGCCAGGAGGTGTGGCTCCCACACCGACTGAATTCCTCCTTGGCAGTGTGGATAGTTTTCCATCCATCCCTTTCTTCAGATCAAAATCAATCCGGACAGATAGTTTCCGATCTGGACATTCATCTGTTCCAACTGAAGGAATGCTGGTCTTAAGGAACAAGGCCCCTAGGTGGCATGAACAACTCCAGTGCTGGTGTCTGAACTTCAATGGACGGGTGACTGTTGCTTCAGTTAAGAATTTTCAGCTGGTTGCTTCTACTGACAATGGAGTTGCTGGGCCAGAGCATGAGAATGTCATTCTCCAGTTTGGAAAGGTGGGAAAGGATGTATTCACAATGGATTATCAGTATCCAATCTCAGCTTTCCAAGCATTTGCCATATGTCTTAGCAGCTTTGACACAAAGATCGCTTGTGAATAA
- the LOC126708640 gene encoding sodium/hydrogen exchanger 1-like, which produces MGFSMSSFFMNLGVTSPNETSVNSITLFVLLLTACIVIGHLLEKSRWMTESITALAIGLCTGIVILLNTKGKSSHVLVFSEDLFFIYLLPPIIFNAGFQVKKKQFFRNFMTITLFGAVGTLISFTIISLGSMQLFKKLDIGFLEVGDYLAIGAIFSATDSVCTLQVLNQEETPFLYSVVFGEGVLNDATSVVLFNAIQRFDLSHITSTNVMQFIGNFLSLFFTSTVLGVAVGLLSAYIIKKLYFGRHSTDREVALMMLMAYLSYMMAELFYLSGILTVFFCGIVMSHYTWHNVTESSRITTKHSFATLSFVLEIFIFLYVGMDALDMEKWEFASKSPKTSVGVSSILLALVLIGRAAFVFPLCFISNLTKKSQGNKIRFKQQVTIWWAGLMRGAVSVALAYNQFASSGHTQLPGNAIMITSTITVVLFTTVVGGLLTKPIVRFLLPQQKHSSGIISPDLSSSKSLNLPLLGINGQEPEGNLSTNVTRPSSLRMLWATPSRTVHCYWRKFDDAFMRPVFGGRGFVPYIPGSPTETEGIIH; this is translated from the exons ATGGGTTTCAGTATGAGCTCTTTCTTTATGAACTTGGGTGTGACCTCCCCTAATGAAACTTCGGTCAATTCTATTACTTTATTTGTGTTGCTTCTTACTGCTTGTATTGTGATTGGGCATCTTCTAGAGAAGAGTAGATGGATGACTGAGTCGATTACTGCCCTTGCCATT GGTCTCTGTACTGGAATTGTAATTCTActaaatactaagggaaaaagcTCACACGTCTTAGTCTTTAGTGAAGATCTCTTCTTTATATATCTTCTTCCACCCATTATCTTTAATGCTGG GTTTCAGGTGAAAAAGAAGCAATTTTTCCGAAACTTTATGACAATCACTTTGTTTGGTGCTGTTGGTACTTTGATATCCTTTACCATCATATCGCTAG GTTCAATGCAGCTATTCAAAAAATTGGATATTGGCTTCCTGGAGGTTGGAGATTATCTCG CAATTGGAGCTATATTCTCAGCTACAGATTCTGTTTGCACATTACAG GTGCTTAATCAGGAAGAAACACCTTTCCTGTACAGTGTAGTCTTTGGGGAAGGTGTACTCAATGATGCCACATCTGTGGTACTTTTCAATGCAATTCAGAGATTTGACCTTTCTCATATCACCTCAACCAATGTCATGCAATTCATTGGCAATTTCTTATCTTTATTCTTCACCAGCACGGTGCTGGGGGTAGCA GTTGGATTGCTTAGTGCATACATAATAAAGAAGTTGTACTTTGGCAG GCACTCCACTGATCGTGAAGTTGCTCTAATGATGCTAATGGCTTACCTTTCGTATATGATGGCTGAA CTATTCTATTTAAGTGGCATTCTTACCGTGTTCTTTTGTGGGATTGTCATGTCGCATTACACCTGGCATAATGTGACTGAAAGTTCAAGAATCACAACTAA GCATTCTTTTGCAACATTATCATTTGTCTTAGAGATTTTCATCTTCCTATATGTTGGTATGGATGCCTTGGACATGGAGAAGTGGGAATTTGCTTCCAAGAG TCCTAAGACATCGGTTGGTGTGAGTTCGATATTGCTTGCGTTGGTTCTGATTGGAAGAGCAGCTTTTGTATTCCCTCTATGTTTTATATCCAACTTAACTAAGAAGTCTCAGGGCAACAAAATAAGATTTAAGCAGCAG GTGACCATATGGTGGGCTGGACTCATGCGAGGTGCTGTGTCTGTGGCACTTGCTTATAATCAG TTTGCTAGTTCAGGGCATACTCAATTGCCAGGGAATGCAATCATGATCACCAGCACCATTACAGTCGTTCTCTTCACTACTGTG GTGGGTGGATTATTGACAAAGCCTATTGTAAGGTTCTTGCTACCACAACAGAAACACTCAAGCGGCATAATATCCCCTGATTTGTCATCGTCAAAGTCTTTGAATCTTCCACTTCTTGGCATCAATGGGCAAGAACCAGAAGGTAACTTAAGTACCAACGTTACCCGTCCATCTAGTTTACGAATGCTCTGGGCTACCCCAAGTCGCACTGTCCATTGCTATTGGCGAAAGTTTGACGATGCTTTCATGCGTCCTGTGTTTGGTGGGAGGGGTTTTGTTCCTTATATCCCTGGTTCACCAACGGAAACAGAAGGAATTATCCATTAA
- the LOC126709176 gene encoding protein NETWORKED 3A-like, producing MMMRKQTSHWWWLDSHNKSKRSPWLQSTLAELEEKTKAMLKLIEEDADSFAKRAEMYYKKRPELISMVEEFYRTHRSLAERYDQLKSDSGTRLLTTLASPFSSSKSKPEKLMSVVDQTYDSYSETCDTEELAESEVDDPEEEDEPLVDDQEMKEEEIPSGVCNDEVRKLKEEIERLKEENRIQKDQLMQKDEEKREVIRQLSLAVDMLKDENVKLRKRVARDSNNKKRTPLEFNKLKGAFLGKLFNGFSKNTVVAL from the exons ATGATGATGAGGAAGCAAACATCACATTGGTGGTGGCTTGACAGCCACAACAAGTCAAAGCGCTCTCCATGGCTTCAATCCACTCTTGCTG AGCTAGAGGAGAAGACAAAGGCCATGCTAAAATTGATTGAAGAAGATGCAGATTCCTTTGCTAAGCGTGCAGAGATGTATTACAAGAAACGACCAGAGCTAATTAGCATGGTTGAAGAGTTTTATCGTACTCACCGCTCATTAGCTGAGCGATATGATCAACTTAAGTCCGACTCTGGAACACGCCTCCTCACAACCTTGGCGTCCCCATTTTCTTCGTCTAAATCTAAACCAGAAAAGTTAATGAGTGTGGTGGATCAAACATATGACAGCTACTCGGAGACTTGTGACACTGAAGAGTTAGCTGAGTCTGAAGTTGATGATCCCGAAGAGGAAGATGAACCTCTAGTTGATGATCAAGAAATGAAAGAGGAGGAAATTCCAAGTGGGGTCTGCAATGATGAAGTGAGGAAGTTGAAAGAAGAAATAGAGAGGCTTAAAGAAGAGAATAGAATTCAAAAGGATCAACTAATGCAGAAAGatgaagagaagagagaggtgATAAGGCAGTTGAGTTTGGCAGTGGATATGCTTAAGGACGAAAATGTGAAGCTGAGGAAGCGTGTGGCTAGAGACTCCAACAACAAGAAACGTACCCCTTTAGAGTTCAACAAATTGAAGGGAGCATTTCTAGGGAAGTTATTCAATGGGTTTTCCAAGAATACAGTTGTTGCTTTGTAG